In a single window of the Dreissena polymorpha isolate Duluth1 chromosome 3, UMN_Dpol_1.0, whole genome shotgun sequence genome:
- the LOC127873478 gene encoding uncharacterized protein LOC127873478 isoform X3 — MYSIITACKHLNMSTFIWIIFMCCIVLTSTQTVISPGGSVVVLERSNLTLPCSYKGKNDRQSYNLSVMFSEIPIGINYPITRLHLKQTPGKTCTELFNFNKQYGHQCFENSVFTITIYNVTRDINRTQWLCDIMSEREAATRGNTVTLLVEEYEEPNTTMPLPDMNTTSSVPTETFIHAGTAVGCFAVGVGIGVVIMVILKRLKYGQRSESSAKHEYTEIILSEQATSLNQSGRQPRS, encoded by the exons ATGTATTCCATCATTACAGCCTGTAAACATCTGAATATGTCCACGTTTATATGGATTATTTTCATGTGTTGTATAG TGTTGACAAGTACCCAAACGGTTATATCTCCAGGTGGTTCCGTCGTTGTTTTAGAAAGGTCGAATCTCACATTGCCCTGTTCCTATAAAGGAAAAAATGATAGACAATCATACAATTTAAGTGTAATGTTTAGTGAGATACCAATCGGAATAAATTATCCGATAACGCGACTACATTTGAAACAAACTCCTGGGAAAACATGCACCGAGTTGTTTAACTTCAACAAGCAGTATGGGCACCAATGCTTTGAGAACAGCGTTTTCACCATCACAATCTACAACGTGACGAGAGACATCAATCGAACGCAGTGGTTATGTGACATTATGTCTGAAAGAGAAGCAGCGACACGCGGCAATACCGTTACGTTGCTTGTTGAAG aatatgaagaaccgAACACTACGATGCCACTGCCGGATATGAATACTACTTCTTCTGTGCCTACAG AAACTTTCATACATGCTGGAACCGCTGTTGGATGTTTTGCTGTAGGTGTTGGGATAGGCGTTGTTATCATGGTGATATTAAAACGTCTGAAATATG GTCAAAGAAGTGAATCTTCTGCCAAACATGAATACACCGAGATTATCTTGTCAGAGCAAGCAACga GCCTGAATCAGTCCGGACGGCAACCACG TTCATGA
- the LOC127873478 gene encoding uncharacterized protein LOC127873478 isoform X1, translating to MYSIITACKHLNMSTFIWIIFMCCIVLTSTQTVISPGGSVVVLERSNLTLPCSYKGKNDRQSYNLSVMFSEIPIGINYPITRLHLKQTPGKTCTELFNFNKQYGHQCFENSVFTITIYNVTRDINRTQWLCDIMSEREAATRGNTVTLLVEEYEEPNTTMPLPDMNTTSSVPTETFIHAGTAVGCFAVGVGIGVVIMVILKRLKYGQRSESSAKHEYTEIILSEQATSLNQSGRQPRHYLTPIYAMELQNIVSVHENDDRL from the exons ATGTATTCCATCATTACAGCCTGTAAACATCTGAATATGTCCACGTTTATATGGATTATTTTCATGTGTTGTATAG TGTTGACAAGTACCCAAACGGTTATATCTCCAGGTGGTTCCGTCGTTGTTTTAGAAAGGTCGAATCTCACATTGCCCTGTTCCTATAAAGGAAAAAATGATAGACAATCATACAATTTAAGTGTAATGTTTAGTGAGATACCAATCGGAATAAATTATCCGATAACGCGACTACATTTGAAACAAACTCCTGGGAAAACATGCACCGAGTTGTTTAACTTCAACAAGCAGTATGGGCACCAATGCTTTGAGAACAGCGTTTTCACCATCACAATCTACAACGTGACGAGAGACATCAATCGAACGCAGTGGTTATGTGACATTATGTCTGAAAGAGAAGCAGCGACACGCGGCAATACCGTTACGTTGCTTGTTGAAG aatatgaagaaccgAACACTACGATGCCACTGCCGGATATGAATACTACTTCTTCTGTGCCTACAG AAACTTTCATACATGCTGGAACCGCTGTTGGATGTTTTGCTGTAGGTGTTGGGATAGGCGTTGTTATCATGGTGATATTAAAACGTCTGAAATATG GTCAAAGAAGTGAATCTTCTGCCAAACATGAATACACCGAGATTATCTTGTCAGAGCAAGCAACga GCCTGAATCAGTCCGGACGGCAACCACG TCATTATTTGACGCCTATTTATGCGATGGAACTCCAAAATATTGTTTCAGTTCATGAAAATGATGACAGATTATGA
- the LOC127873478 gene encoding uncharacterized protein LOC127873478 isoform X2 produces MYSIITACKHLNMSTFIWIIFMCCIGGSVVVLERSNLTLPCSYKGKNDRQSYNLSVMFSEIPIGINYPITRLHLKQTPGKTCTELFNFNKQYGHQCFENSVFTITIYNVTRDINRTQWLCDIMSEREAATRGNTVTLLVEEYEEPNTTMPLPDMNTTSSVPTETFIHAGTAVGCFAVGVGIGVVIMVILKRLKYGQRSESSAKHEYTEIILSEQATSLNQSGRQPRHYLTPIYAMELQNIVSVHENDDRL; encoded by the exons ATGTATTCCATCATTACAGCCTGTAAACATCTGAATATGTCCACGTTTATATGGATTATTTTCATGTGTTGTATAG GTGGTTCCGTCGTTGTTTTAGAAAGGTCGAATCTCACATTGCCCTGTTCCTATAAAGGAAAAAATGATAGACAATCATACAATTTAAGTGTAATGTTTAGTGAGATACCAATCGGAATAAATTATCCGATAACGCGACTACATTTGAAACAAACTCCTGGGAAAACATGCACCGAGTTGTTTAACTTCAACAAGCAGTATGGGCACCAATGCTTTGAGAACAGCGTTTTCACCATCACAATCTACAACGTGACGAGAGACATCAATCGAACGCAGTGGTTATGTGACATTATGTCTGAAAGAGAAGCAGCGACACGCGGCAATACCGTTACGTTGCTTGTTGAAG aatatgaagaaccgAACACTACGATGCCACTGCCGGATATGAATACTACTTCTTCTGTGCCTACAG AAACTTTCATACATGCTGGAACCGCTGTTGGATGTTTTGCTGTAGGTGTTGGGATAGGCGTTGTTATCATGGTGATATTAAAACGTCTGAAATATG GTCAAAGAAGTGAATCTTCTGCCAAACATGAATACACCGAGATTATCTTGTCAGAGCAAGCAACga GCCTGAATCAGTCCGGACGGCAACCACG TCATTATTTGACGCCTATTTATGCGATGGAACTCCAAAATATTGTTTCAGTTCATGAAAATGATGACAGATTATGA